In the Streptomyces coeruleoprunus genome, CCGCGACGTCGCCCTGCGCGCCGGCGTCCCCATCGGCTCCGTCTACCGCTTCTTCTCCAACAAGCGCGCCATGGCCACCGCGCTCGCCCACCGCAACCTCGACCACTACGCCGCCCGGGTCACCGCCCGCCTCTCCGGCCTCGCGGACGCCGGCTCCCGCGCCACGGTCGACGCCGTGCTCGACGAGTACATCGCCATGAAACGCACCGTCCCCGGCTTCGCCCTCGTCGACTTCGGCGTCCCGGGCCCCGCCGAGGCGCCGGACGACGACCCCAACCACCTCGTCGCCGACCGGATCTGCGCCGTCCTCGCGGCACGCGACGGCACCGGGCCCGATGCCACGCTGCGGCGCAAGGTCCTGGTCGGCGTGGAGGCCGCGGACGCGCTGCTCCGGCTGGCGTTCCGCGCCGACCCGGCCGGCGACCCGGCCCTCATCACCGAGACACGGGAACTGCTCCACGCCTACCTGGCCCCGGTGCTGCGCTGACCTCCGGCGCCGGCCGTGCGGGGCGGACCCCGGTTCGCCGACCTCCCGCGCCGCACCGTGCGGCCGGATGCCGGTCCCGCCGTGACCGTCGCCAACATGCGTACTGGTCGGTATGCTCTGGCCCGTTCGTGCCACTCCGTTGCTCGTCGCCGGCCCGGGGAGAGACCGTGTCCACCACCGCACCGCGCATCTGCCCCCTCTGCGAAGCCACCTGCGGGCTGACCCTCACGATCAGCGGCAGCCGTGTCACGGGTGTGCGCGGAGACCGCGACGACATCTTCAGCCGCGGGTTCATCTGCCCGAAGGGCGCCGCCTTCGGCGAACTCGACGCCGACCCCGACCGGCTGCGCACCCCCCTCGTCCGGGAGCACGGCACACTGCGCGAGGCCGGCTGGGACGAGGCCTTCGCGCTGGTCGCGCGCCGGCTCCCGCCGCTGGTCGCCGCGCACGGCCCGGGCGCCGTCGGCGTCGTGCTCGGCAACCCCAACGTGCACACCATGGCGGGCGCCCTCTACCCGCCCGTACTGCTGGGGGCGCTGGGCACGCGCAACCTGTTCACGGCCTCCACCGTCGACCAGATGCCCAAGCACGTCTCCAGCGGGCTGCTCTTCGGCGACGCGTTCGCCATCCCCGTCCCGGACCTCGACCGCACCGCCCATCTGCTGATGCTCGGCGCCAACCCGCTGGACTCCAACGGCAGCCTGTGCACCGCCCCCGACTTCCCCGGCCGCCTCAAGGCGCTCCGCAAGCGCGGCGGCACCCTCACCGTCGTCGACCCGCGCCGCTCCCGCACCGCCCGCCTGGCCGATCGGCACGTGGCGATCCGGCCCGGCACGGACGCCCTGATGCTCGCCGCCCTCGCCCAGGTCCTCTTCGCCGAGGACCTCACCGACCTCGGCGAGCTGTCCCCGCACGTCCAGGGCGTCGACGAGGTCGCGGCCGCCGTACGGGACTTCACCCCCGAGGCAGTCGCCGGTGTGTGCGACGTGGAGCCCGGCACGATCCGCGCCATGGCCCGCGAACTGGCCGCGGCGCCGTCGGCCGCCGTCTACGCTCGCGTGGGCGGCAGCACCGTCGCGTACGGCACGCTCACCAACTGGCTCGTGGACGTCCTGAACGTGCTCACCGGAAACCTCGACCGTCCGGGCGGCGCGCTCTTCCCGCTCTCCGCCACCGCGCCCGCACCCCGCCCGGCCGGTCCGGGCAGGGGCTTCGCCCTCGGCCGGTGGGCGAGCCGGGTCTCGGGGCACCCGGAGGCCAAGGGCGAACTGCCGCTCGCCGCGCTGGCCGAGGAGATCGACACCCCCGGCGAGGGCCGGATCCGGGCGCTCGTCACGATCGCCGCCAACCCCGTGCTCTCCGCGCCCGACGGCGACCGCCTCGACCGGGCGCTGGCCGGCGACCTGGACTTCATGGTGGCGATCGATCCGTACCTCAACGAGACCACCCGCCACGCCGATGTGATCCTGCCCCCGCCGCCGCCCGCCCAGAGCGCCCACTTCGACTTCGCGTTCAACGGCTTCGCGGTCCACAACCAGGTCCGCCACACCCCGGCCGCCGTCCCGCTGGAGGACGGCCTGATGGACGAGTGCGAGATACACGCCCGGCTGATCCTCGCCGCCACCGGCATGCACGGCGCGGCCCCCGGCACCGTCGACGACGCGGTCGTCCGGCGCACCCTCGCCAAGGCCGTGACCGAACCCCACTCGCCCGCCCACGGCCAGGACCCGGCCGCCTTCGCCGCGGGGCTCACCGGGGACACACCCGCCGAGCGGCGCCTCGACCTGATGCTGCGCCTCGGCCCGTACGGGCTGACGCTGGATCAGCTCAAGGCCCATCCGCACGGCATCGACCTCGGCCCCCTGCGCGCCCGCCTGCCGCAGCCGCTGAAGACGCGCAGCGGCCGCGTCGAACTGCTGCCGGAGCCGATCGCCGCCGACCTGCCGAGGCTGCGCCGCGCCCTCACGGACCCGCCGCCCCCGCTCGTCCTGGTGGGCCGCCGCCACCTGCGCTCCAACAACAGCTGGCTGCACAACGTCCCCGCCCTCAACGGCGGCACCAACACGTGCACCCTCCAGGTCCACCCGGACGACGCGGCGCGCCTGGGCCTCACCGACGGGTCCCCGGCCCGCGTCAAGGGCGAGGGCGGCGAGATCGAGGCGCCTGTCGAGGTCACCGACGCCGTCCGCAGGGGAGTGGTGAGCCTCCCGCACGGCTGGGGCCACAGCCGCCCCGGTACGCGGCTGGCGGTCGCCTCCGCCCGGCCCGGCGTGAACGTCAACCAGCTGCTGGACGGCAGTCGGCTGGACCCGCTGTCCGGCACGGCCGTCCTCAACGGCTTCCCCGTCGAGGTGTCACCCGTCGGCTGACCGGGCGAATCGCGGGCGGCGCGCCGCGTGGGAACGGCCCGTGTCCTTGATGTCACGGATAGTCGGATTATCGGCTGATCCGTCCGACATCCTCACGGAGGAATCCCTCATGACCGCTGCCCGACCACTCCTGCGTACCGCCGTCGCCGGCGTCGCCCTCGGTGGTATCGCCCTCGGAGCCGCGCCCGCGGCCGTCGCGGCCCCCGGCGACAACGGGGACGTGAAGATCCACAGCACCACCACCCTGCCGAGCAACCTGCGCAACGATCCCAAGGTCTGCAAGTTCTACCTCGCCGCGTTCAACTTCGACACGCTCCAGGCGGTGAGCTACTCGATCGTGCCCCAGCCGATGCGGGCCGGCGACGCCAGCCTCCAGGGCGGCATCACGCTCAGCACCGGAACCGGCCACACCGAGGAACTCACCCTGCCCGACGGCATGTACAGGCTCACCTGGACCTTCACGGGCGCCACCGGCACCGGCAAGGTGAAGGTCTTCCAGGTCGACTGCGACGGCAACGGCAACGGCGCGTCGAACGGCAACGGCAACGGCGGTGGCAACGGCGACGGCCACGGCAAGCGCCCGCACGGCGGTGTCGGCGCGGGCGGCGGCGGTATGGCCGAGACGGCCGACGACAGCTCCTCGTTCGGCGTCGGCGCGGCGCTCGCGGCGGGCCTGGCGGGGACGGCCGGGCTGATCCTCGTCCGTCGTCGCCGTCGCGCCAATGGCGCGTCGTAGGCCCCGCACCTCACGGTTCACGCGGCGGCAGCGGCGTCTGCTGCGGCTCACCAGAACGGTGCTGGTGACCCTGGCGCTCGTCGTGGGTGGCGTCTGGTGGGCCCAGGGCGACGAACCGTCCGGGCCCACCGTCGCCGCCCCCCGGGCGTCGGCACCTCCGCACGGTTCCCGGCCGGCCGCACGGCCGGCGCCCGCCCGGACCCTCCCCTCGCCCACGCCGTCACCGTCGCCGGCCCCGCTGCCCCGGGCGCGCGCCACTCGCCTCGCCATTCCCGCGATCACCATCGAGGCGCCGGTCGTCGGCCTCGGCCTCGACCGCGCGGGGCAGCTCCTGTCCCCGCCGGTCGACAACCCCCGGCTGGTCGGCTGGTACGAGGACGGCCCCACCCCCGGCGAGCAGGGCACCGCCATCGCCGTGGGCCACCGGGACACCAGGACCGGCCCCGCCGTCTTCCTGGACCTCCACTCGCTCAAGCCCGGCAACACCGTCCGTGTCGCGCGCGAGGACGGCCTCACCGCCGTGTTCACGGTCGACCGCGTCCGCACGTACGACAAGGAGCGGTTCCCCGACAAGGAGGTGTACGGGGAGACCGGACGCCCCGAGCTGCGCCTGCTCACCTGCGGCGGCTCCTTCGACCACAAGAAGGGGTACGCCTCCAACGTCGTCGTCTTCGCCCACCTCACGGACGTCGCACGCGGCGACTTCGCCCGCGTCGCCTGAACCGGCGGGCCCGAACCGGCGGGCCCCGCATGGGCATGGGGCCCGCTCGCATGGGGGCCCGCCGGTCACGGCGGTGGCCGGAACCCGCGTTTCGGCGCCCCGCCGCGCTCCTCCCTGTCACAGTGATCGGCGCTCCGTGCCCGCCCGTCGAAAGCCTCGCCCGCCGACAGCCTGGCCCCACACCGACAGAGGAGACCCCATGCCCGCCGCGACCACCCGCGTCCGTCTCGCCGCCACCGCGGCCGTCGCCCTCCTCACGCTCGCCGCCCCCGCCGCGTACGCCGCACTCGACGACACCGCGACCGCTCCTTCCACGACCACGGGCGCCGCCGACGCGCAGCCCTTCATGGAGACCCGGCTCCTCTTCGGCACCGCACGGCCCGACGGCGGACCCGACGTCACGGACCGGCAGTTCATGGCGTTCGTCGACCGCGAGGTCACCCCGCGCTTCCCGGCGGGGCTGACCATCCAGCAGGGCCGCGGCCAGTGGCGCGACGCCGCCGGGAAGATCGAGCGCGAACGCTCCTACGAGCTGATCCTGCTCTACCCGGCGGCCGACGCCGGCCCCAGCGGCCCCAAGATCGAACGGATCCGCGAGGCGTACCGGCGCGCGTTCGGCCAGGAGTCCGTGGGCCGCGTCGACGACCGGGTGCGGGCCGACTTCTGAGCGCCATCGGACGGCAGGATCGCCCCGGCCCCCTGGCGGCGGAAAACTACCGCCGCTAGTTTGGTCCGACCAGCGCAGCTGCCAGGCCGAAGGAGAAGCGGATGAAGGCCCACGACGGCATGTACATCGACGGCGGGTGGCGGCCCGCCGCCACTCACGACACCACCGCCGTGGTGAACCCCGCGACCGAAGAGGTCATCGCCCGTGTCCCCGCCGGTTCGGCGCAGGACGTGGACGCCGCCGTACGGGCCGCCCGCGCCGCCTTCCCCGGCTGGTCCGCGACGCCGCCCGCCGAGCGCGCCGCCCGCATCGCCGCCCTGCGCGACGCGATGGCGGCCCGCAAGGACGAGATCGCCGCGACGGTCACCGCCGAACTGGGCGCCCCGCCCAAGCTGGCCCAGGCCGTGCACACCGGACTGCCCATCATGGTCGCCGGCTCGTACGCCGAACTGCTGGAGACCTTCCCGTTCGATGAGAAGGTCGGCAACTCCACGGTCCTGCTGGAGCCGGTCGGCGTGGTCGGGGCGATCACCCCCTGGAACTACCCGCTGCACCAGATCGTGGCCAAGGTCGCCCCCGCCCTCGCCGCCGGCTGCACCGTGGTGCTGAAGCCCGCCGAGGACACCCCGCTCACGGCCCGCGTCTTCGCCGAGGCCGTGCACGAGGCCGGCTTCCCCGCCGGGGTCTTCAACATGGTCACCGGCCTCGGCCCGGTCGCCGGCCAGGCGCTCGTCGAGCACACGGGCACCGACCTGATCTCCTTCACCGGCTCCACCGCCGTCGGCCGCCGCATCGGCGCGGCCGCGGGCGCCGCCGTCAAGCGCGTCGCCCTGGAGCTGGGCGGCAAGTCCGCCAGTGTCGTCCTGCCGGGCGCCGACCTGGCCGCGGCCGTCCCCGCCGGCCTCGCCAACGCGCTCTCCAACTCCGGCCAGCGGTGCAGCGCCCTGACCCGCGTCCTCGTCCACAAGGACCAGTACGAGGAGGCCGTCGCCCTCGCCGCCGAGACCGTCGCCGCGTACACGCCCGGCGACCGCCTCGGCCCGCTCGTCAGCGCCGCCCAGCGCGACCGCGTCCTCGGCTACATCGAGAAGGGCGTCGCCGAAGGGGCCCGCCTCGTCACCGGCGGCACCGAACCGCCCCTGGAGCGCGGCTACTACGTCAGCCCGACGATCTTCGCCG is a window encoding:
- a CDS encoding TetR/AcrR family transcriptional regulator, whose amino-acid sequence is MESVPQPPPQPSSLRRTPVQRRSAVRLARILDACAELLDETGYDELSTRDVALRAGVPIGSVYRFFSNKRAMATALAHRNLDHYAARVTARLSGLADAGSRATVDAVLDEYIAMKRTVPGFALVDFGVPGPAEAPDDDPNHLVADRICAVLAARDGTGPDATLRRKVLVGVEAADALLRLAFRADPAGDPALITETRELLHAYLAPVLR
- a CDS encoding molybdopterin oxidoreductase family protein, producing the protein MSTTAPRICPLCEATCGLTLTISGSRVTGVRGDRDDIFSRGFICPKGAAFGELDADPDRLRTPLVREHGTLREAGWDEAFALVARRLPPLVAAHGPGAVGVVLGNPNVHTMAGALYPPVLLGALGTRNLFTASTVDQMPKHVSSGLLFGDAFAIPVPDLDRTAHLLMLGANPLDSNGSLCTAPDFPGRLKALRKRGGTLTVVDPRRSRTARLADRHVAIRPGTDALMLAALAQVLFAEDLTDLGELSPHVQGVDEVAAAVRDFTPEAVAGVCDVEPGTIRAMARELAAAPSAAVYARVGGSTVAYGTLTNWLVDVLNVLTGNLDRPGGALFPLSATAPAPRPAGPGRGFALGRWASRVSGHPEAKGELPLAALAEEIDTPGEGRIRALVTIAANPVLSAPDGDRLDRALAGDLDFMVAIDPYLNETTRHADVILPPPPPAQSAHFDFAFNGFAVHNQVRHTPAAVPLEDGLMDECEIHARLILAATGMHGAAPGTVDDAVVRRTLAKAVTEPHSPAHGQDPAAFAAGLTGDTPAERRLDLMLRLGPYGLTLDQLKAHPHGIDLGPLRARLPQPLKTRSGRVELLPEPIAADLPRLRRALTDPPPPLVLVGRRHLRSNNSWLHNVPALNGGTNTCTLQVHPDDAARLGLTDGSPARVKGEGGEIEAPVEVTDAVRRGVVSLPHGWGHSRPGTRLAVASARPGVNVNQLLDGSRLDPLSGTAVLNGFPVEVSPVG
- a CDS encoding class F sortase, yielding MARRRPRTSRFTRRQRRLLRLTRTVLVTLALVVGGVWWAQGDEPSGPTVAAPRASAPPHGSRPAARPAPARTLPSPTPSPSPAPLPRARATRLAIPAITIEAPVVGLGLDRAGQLLSPPVDNPRLVGWYEDGPTPGEQGTAIAVGHRDTRTGPAVFLDLHSLKPGNTVRVAREDGLTAVFTVDRVRTYDKERFPDKEVYGETGRPELRLLTCGGSFDHKKGYASNVVVFAHLTDVARGDFARVA
- a CDS encoding DUF3574 domain-containing protein; its protein translation is MPAATTRVRLAATAAVALLTLAAPAAYAALDDTATAPSTTTGAADAQPFMETRLLFGTARPDGGPDVTDRQFMAFVDREVTPRFPAGLTIQQGRGQWRDAAGKIERERSYELILLYPAADAGPSGPKIERIREAYRRAFGQESVGRVDDRVRADF
- a CDS encoding aldehyde dehydrogenase family protein, which produces MKAHDGMYIDGGWRPAATHDTTAVVNPATEEVIARVPAGSAQDVDAAVRAARAAFPGWSATPPAERAARIAALRDAMAARKDEIAATVTAELGAPPKLAQAVHTGLPIMVAGSYAELLETFPFDEKVGNSTVLLEPVGVVGAITPWNYPLHQIVAKVAPALAAGCTVVLKPAEDTPLTARVFAEAVHEAGFPAGVFNMVTGLGPVAGQALVEHTGTDLISFTGSTAVGRRIGAAAGAAVKRVALELGGKSASVVLPGADLAAAVPAGLANALSNSGQRCSALTRVLVHKDQYEEAVALAAETVAAYTPGDRLGPLVSAAQRDRVLGYIEKGVAEGARLVTGGTEPPLERGYYVSPTIFADVTPGMTIAQEEIFGPVVAFMEYEDEDDALRIANGTVYGLAGAVWGEPGAAVDFARRMEAGQVDVNGGRFNPLAPFGGYKQSGIGRELGAHGLTEYLHTKSLQF